From the genome of Halorussus caseinilyticus, one region includes:
- a CDS encoding cytochrome d ubiquinol oxidase subunit II — MTELLALEVVWFGVALSDLWFVVVFGFLAVFLFLDGWDFGVGAIFALREDHHEREQCLAAIGPFWDGNEVWLVVFGGGLFAAFPSVYAALFSRHYLLLFGVLATLILRGMAPEFFEQRESEGWQRWWGRAFVVGSVGAPFLLGVFTGNWLLGVEGVAPASLVVGLAVVALNVAAGAAFLRLKTTGALADEMPGYGVRATAVYLALVVVALVLLALRPGLREALLSPVAIALVVGSVLLGVVYVVAARAGRPYLALGASGGMTGALVALVAVLMYPVVEPMTGLTVEEAIIGAPAVELLTIGAAILIPLVLTYFGVLYSAFSGPIDVEESY, encoded by the coding sequence ATGACTGAACTGCTCGCGCTGGAGGTGGTGTGGTTCGGCGTCGCGCTCTCGGACCTCTGGTTCGTGGTGGTGTTCGGGTTCCTCGCAGTCTTCCTGTTCCTCGACGGGTGGGACTTCGGCGTCGGGGCAATCTTCGCGCTCCGGGAGGACCACCACGAGCGAGAGCAGTGTCTCGCGGCCATCGGGCCGTTCTGGGACGGCAACGAAGTCTGGCTGGTGGTGTTCGGCGGGGGCCTGTTCGCGGCCTTCCCGTCGGTGTACGCCGCGCTGTTCAGTCGCCACTACCTCCTGCTTTTCGGCGTCCTCGCCACGCTCATCCTGCGCGGGATGGCCCCGGAGTTCTTCGAACAGCGCGAGAGCGAGGGATGGCAGAGGTGGTGGGGCCGGGCGTTCGTCGTCGGGAGCGTCGGCGCGCCGTTCCTGCTCGGGGTCTTCACCGGGAACTGGTTGCTCGGCGTCGAAGGAGTCGCGCCCGCCTCGCTGGTGGTCGGTCTCGCGGTGGTCGCGCTCAACGTCGCCGCGGGCGCGGCGTTCCTCCGGTTGAAGACGACCGGGGCGCTCGCCGACGAGATGCCGGGCTACGGCGTCCGCGCGACGGCCGTCTACCTCGCGCTGGTCGTGGTCGCGCTGGTCCTGCTGGCGCTCCGACCCGGCCTGCGGGAGGCGCTCTTATCGCCGGTGGCCATCGCGCTGGTCGTCGGGTCGGTCCTGCTCGGGGTTGTGTACGTCGTCGCCGCCCGCGCCGGGCGGCCCTACCTCGCGCTCGGTGCCTCGGGCGGGATGACGGGCGCGCTCGTGGCGCTGGTCGCGGTGCTGATGTACCCCGTCGTGGAACCGATGACCGGTCTGACCGTCGAGGAGGCCATCATCGGCGCGCCCGCCGTCGAGTTGCTGACAATCGGGGCCGCTATCCTGATTCCGCTGGTGCTGACCTACTTCGGCGTCCTCTACTCGGCGTTCAGCGGTCCCATCGACGTGGAAGAGTCCTACTGA
- a CDS encoding cupin domain-containing protein, with amino-acid sequence MSQQPKPLIRRSDDVEYEDVGAADGMRKGVLIDESRGAPNFAIRRFELDPGASVPEHTNEVEHEQYVLAGEYTVGIEDEEYTVSEGDSLLIPAGVVHWYRNDGDEPGAFICAVPNGDDEIELAE; translated from the coding sequence ATGAGTCAGCAACCCAAGCCACTGATTCGCCGAAGCGACGACGTAGAGTACGAGGACGTGGGCGCGGCAGACGGGATGCGCAAGGGCGTCCTGATAGACGAGAGTCGCGGCGCGCCCAACTTCGCCATCCGCCGGTTCGAACTCGACCCCGGCGCGTCGGTGCCCGAACACACCAACGAAGTCGAACACGAACAGTACGTCCTCGCGGGCGAGTACACCGTCGGCATCGAGGACGAGGAGTACACCGTCAGCGAGGGCGACTCGCTACTCATTCCCGCGGGCGTCGTCCACTGGTACCGAAACGACGGCGACGAACCCGGCGCGTTCATCTGCGCCGTGCCCAACGGCGACGACGAGATAGAACTCGCAGAGTAG
- a CDS encoding ribbon-helix-helix protein, CopG family codes for MGNKNKTISFRVNEDSFETLREIAEERDLSLSAVFRDYVDLLVAHDGRVEVVPESELGEEVEDDEFPPKVEVPKSFVREHERLELEAEHLREQLQEYKQYVNRLQQEIKDSDDADEVVHLEELDDELDADETYRLG; via the coding sequence ATGGGGAACAAGAACAAGACTATCTCCTTCCGGGTCAACGAAGATTCGTTCGAGACGCTCCGGGAGATAGCCGAGGAACGCGACCTCTCTCTGTCCGCGGTGTTCCGCGACTACGTGGACCTGCTGGTCGCCCACGACGGCAGGGTGGAAGTCGTCCCCGAGAGCGAACTCGGCGAGGAAGTCGAGGACGACGAGTTCCCGCCGAAAGTGGAGGTCCCGAAGAGTTTCGTCCGGGAACACGAACGCCTCGAACTGGAGGCCGAACACCTCCGCGAGCAGTTGCAGGAGTACAAACAGTACGTCAACAGACTCCAACAGGAGATAAAAGACAGCGACGACGCCGACGAAGTGGTCCACTTGGAGGAACTCGACGACGAACTCGACGCCGACGAGACGTACCGACTCGGGTGA
- a CDS encoding DEAD/DEAH box helicase: MSKQVPQVDALFLHESSGHYTAVVNRDGERVFRAKLELQETSAGPRPGKFRVKRGTSEEPRSPDQFVEIARRADRIRISQQTSAAGREELQEMLDAYQLDAKAVRTCRYCASGGHYSPITSETAVDAGDEYICPDCAKEELERELSFRGDLTREAQDRLEELLLDVQDLERITNLLKGQLDPDLTKFDEISANVEDVDNIRVDSLNLHPGIQNLLEPRFEELLPVQSLAVQNGLLDGDDQLVVSATATGKTLVGEMTGIDRVLNGQGKMLFLVPLVALANQKHEDFEDEYGDLVDVTIRVGASRVRDDGHAFDPNADVIVGTYEGIDHALRTGRDLGDIGTVVIDEVHTLKEQERGHRLDGLIARLKHYCETRASRREEYGGAQWVYLSATVGNPASLAESLEANLVEFEERPVPLERHVTFADGKEKPDIENKLVKREFDTKSSQGYRGQTIIFTNSRRRCHEISRQLEYSSAPYHAGLDYGRRKKVERMFGNQDLAAVVTTAALAAGVDFPASQVIFDNLAMGIEWLSVQEFHQMLGRAGRPDYHDRGKVYVLVEPDAAYHNSMEMSEDEVAFKLLKGEMENVRTLYDESAAVEETLANITVAGKQAKRLGDRMIGEIPTKHALGKLLEYGFIDGLEPTDLGRVVTTHFLAPDEAFKILDGVRKDKHPFDIAAELELHGEEE, from the coding sequence GTGTCGAAGCAGGTCCCGCAGGTGGACGCGCTGTTCCTCCACGAGTCGTCCGGTCACTACACCGCGGTCGTGAACCGCGACGGCGAGCGCGTCTTCCGCGCCAAACTCGAACTACAGGAGACCAGCGCCGGGCCGCGGCCCGGCAAGTTCCGCGTCAAGCGCGGGACGAGCGAGGAACCGCGAAGCCCCGACCAGTTCGTGGAAATCGCGCGCAGAGCCGACCGCATCCGCATCTCCCAACAGACCTCCGCGGCGGGCCGCGAGGAACTGCAGGAGATGCTCGACGCCTACCAACTCGACGCGAAGGCGGTCCGGACCTGTCGCTACTGCGCGTCGGGCGGCCACTACTCGCCCATCACGAGCGAGACGGCCGTCGACGCGGGCGACGAGTACATCTGCCCCGACTGCGCGAAAGAGGAGTTGGAGCGCGAACTCTCGTTCCGGGGGGACCTCACGCGCGAAGCGCAGGACCGACTGGAGGAACTTCTGCTCGACGTGCAGGACTTGGAGCGCATCACGAACCTGCTGAAGGGTCAACTCGACCCCGACCTCACCAAGTTCGACGAGATAAGCGCGAACGTCGAGGACGTGGACAACATCCGGGTCGATTCGCTCAATCTCCATCCGGGCATCCAGAACCTGCTCGAACCGCGCTTCGAGGAACTGCTCCCGGTCCAGAGCCTCGCGGTCCAGAACGGTCTGCTCGACGGCGATGACCAACTCGTCGTGAGCGCCACCGCGACCGGCAAGACCCTCGTCGGCGAGATGACCGGCATCGACCGCGTGCTGAACGGGCAGGGCAAGATGCTGTTTCTGGTCCCCCTCGTCGCGCTCGCCAACCAGAAGCACGAGGACTTCGAGGACGAGTACGGTGACCTCGTGGACGTGACCATCCGCGTCGGCGCGAGCCGAGTTCGGGACGACGGCCACGCCTTCGACCCGAACGCCGACGTTATCGTCGGCACCTACGAGGGCATCGACCACGCGCTCCGGACTGGCCGGGACTTGGGCGACATCGGGACCGTCGTCATCGACGAGGTTCACACCCTCAAAGAACAGGAGCGAGGCCACCGCCTCGACGGACTCATCGCGCGCCTCAAGCACTACTGCGAGACTCGCGCGAGCAGGCGCGAGGAGTACGGCGGCGCGCAGTGGGTCTACCTCTCGGCGACGGTCGGCAACCCCGCCAGTCTCGCCGAGTCGCTGGAGGCCAACCTCGTGGAGTTCGAGGAGCGGCCGGTACCGCTCGAACGTCACGTCACCTTCGCCGACGGCAAGGAGAAACCCGACATCGAGAACAAACTCGTCAAGCGCGAGTTCGACACCAAGTCCTCGCAGGGCTATCGCGGCCAGACCATCATCTTCACCAACTCCCGGCGGCGATGTCACGAGATTTCCCGCCAGTTGGAGTACAGTTCCGCGCCCTACCACGCGGGGCTCGACTACGGCCGCCGGAAGAAGGTCGAACGCATGTTCGGGAATCAGGACCTCGCGGCGGTCGTCACGACCGCCGCGCTCGCGGCCGGGGTGGACTTCCCCGCCTCGCAGGTCATCTTCGACAACTTGGCGATGGGTATCGAGTGGCTCTCGGTTCAGGAGTTCCACCAGATGCTCGGACGGGCGGGGCGGCCGGACTACCACGACCGGGGGAAGGTGTACGTTCTCGTGGAACCCGACGCCGCCTACCACAACAGCATGGAGATGTCCGAGGACGAAGTGGCCTTCAAACTCCTGAAAGGCGAGATGGAGAACGTCCGGACGCTCTACGACGAGAGCGCCGCCGTCGAGGAGACGCTTGCCAACATCACCGTCGCGGGCAAGCAGGCCAAGCGCCTCGGCGACCGGATGATTGGCGAGATTCCGACCAAGCACGCCCTCGGCAAACTGCTGGAGTACGGTTTCATCGACGGACTCGAACCCACCGACCTCGGCCGGGTCGTCACTACCCACTTCCTCGCGCCGGACGAGGCGTTCAAGATTCTCGACGGGGTTCGCAAGGACAAACATCCCTTCGACATCGCGGCCGAACTCGAACTCCACGGCGAAGAGGAGTGA
- a CDS encoding cytochrome ubiquinol oxidase subunit I yields the protein MVDPATASRLQFAVTTIVHIIFPVMSMGLAPFLVYFTWKEIRTGSALYERLRRFWTKIFAVSFAVGTVTGLVLEFEFGTNFAAFSAAAGELFGGPLAVEGMMAFFLEATFLGVFVFGRERVGDRLYFVSALMVGLGTWLSAVWILVANSWMQTPRGFEVARESGQLTILLTDPIAAYANPRFPWMFVHMQNAAVLSVALFMAGVAAYHVYRRHHLGVVDEGNLDAEFWEATLKIALVVLVVTAPLQVLHGDAYGRHVAETQPQKFAAMEAVWETDSYVPEYIVAFPTSVDDLLNPRAKDIFGIGIPGGASWLASGGDAQAEITGLNEFEGSPPVAIVFWSFRAMVAMGFWFMLLAFWAGYRWWTGELFEDRLLQKALMASSVLGFLGVELGWIVTEVGRQPWVIQGVMKTTEGVSPGLTATEATLTLAGFVGGYLVLLSLYTYVVGRLVRRGPEGGDDELPDADRPTTPTAAGASEDD from the coding sequence GTGGTAGACCCGGCGACTGCGAGTCGCCTCCAGTTCGCGGTGACGACTATCGTTCACATCATCTTCCCCGTGATGAGCATGGGTCTCGCGCCCTTCCTCGTCTACTTTACGTGGAAAGAGATTCGGACCGGTTCGGCTCTCTACGAGCGACTGCGCCGGTTCTGGACCAAGATATTCGCGGTAAGCTTCGCGGTGGGGACGGTGACGGGGTTGGTGCTGGAGTTCGAGTTCGGAACCAACTTCGCGGCGTTCTCGGCCGCGGCCGGAGAGTTGTTCGGGGGTCCGCTCGCGGTAGAGGGGATGATGGCGTTCTTCCTCGAAGCCACCTTCCTCGGCGTGTTCGTCTTCGGGCGCGAGCGAGTGGGCGACCGACTCTACTTCGTGTCGGCGCTGATGGTGGGTCTCGGAACGTGGCTGTCGGCGGTGTGGATTCTGGTCGCCAACTCGTGGATGCAGACGCCGCGGGGGTTCGAAGTCGCCCGCGAGAGCGGCCAGTTGACTATCCTGCTGACCGACCCCATCGCGGCGTACGCCAACCCGCGGTTCCCGTGGATGTTCGTCCACATGCAGAACGCGGCGGTCCTGTCGGTCGCGCTGTTCATGGCCGGGGTCGCGGCCTACCACGTCTACCGTCGCCACCACCTCGGCGTGGTGGACGAGGGGAATCTGGACGCCGAGTTCTGGGAGGCGACCCTGAAAATCGCGCTGGTCGTCCTCGTCGTCACCGCGCCGTTGCAGGTCCTCCACGGTGACGCCTACGGCCGCCACGTCGCCGAGACTCAGCCACAGAAGTTCGCCGCGATGGAGGCGGTGTGGGAGACCGACAGCTACGTCCCCGAGTACATCGTCGCGTTCCCGACCAGCGTGGACGACCTGCTGAACCCGCGGGCGAAAGACATCTTCGGCATCGGGATACCCGGCGGGGCGTCGTGGCTGGCCTCGGGCGGGGACGCACAGGCCGAGATTACCGGCCTGAACGAGTTCGAAGGCTCGCCGCCGGTCGCCATCGTGTTCTGGTCGTTCCGTGCGATGGTCGCCATGGGGTTCTGGTTCATGCTACTGGCGTTCTGGGCGGGGTATCGGTGGTGGACCGGGGAACTGTTCGAGGACCGACTGCTCCAGAAGGCGCTGATGGCGTCGTCGGTACTCGGATTCCTCGGCGTCGAACTCGGGTGGATAGTGACCGAGGTGGGTCGCCAACCGTGGGTGATTCAGGGCGTGATGAAGACCACCGAGGGCGTCTCGCCCGGTCTCACGGCGACGGAGGCGACCCTGACGCTCGCGGGATTCGTCGGGGGCTACCTCGTCCTGCTGTCGCTGTACACCTACGTCGTCGGGCGACTAGTCCGGCGAGGACCGGAAGGCGGGGACGACGAACTGCCCGACGCCGACCGGCCGACCACGCCGACTGCGGCGGGGGCGAGCGAGGATGACTGA
- a CDS encoding RNA-guided endonuclease InsQ/TnpB family protein, producing the protein MADTEYCRRTAVTGLSVSPTDATRLRELVEEWKRGCQLAVNEAWGVCHTRSEVQQLAYDRLREETALGSQHAVLATHRAAEAIKRARQREGEKPEFTSPTVAFDTRTMTVFDDRTVSLTTTGERVRCDLELAADGGYQDQYLDDGKWEPAKSTLHYRDGEFTFHLGFRTPKPAIDPPTEGATVLGVDLGVENLAVTSTARFFDAGELNHRREEFERVQASLEATGTRSAARTLRQTGNRLDRFVRQRLHEVANGIVAEAEQYDCELIAFGELSEVHDLLPEAGPLHEWLFDRLLSFVQYRAAERGIAVVEVNPEYTSQRCMECGFTHPQNRNLDENHFECLKCEASAHDDYNAAKNIAFRCVRRGPLSSRGLGASACALRSGLVTPDDGFMPYAELSEAPRSD; encoded by the coding sequence GTGGCAGACACCGAATATTGCAGACGGACGGCAGTTACCGGACTCTCCGTGTCTCCGACGGACGCCACACGGCTTCGTGAGTTGGTCGAGGAGTGGAAACGCGGGTGCCAACTCGCGGTCAACGAGGCGTGGGGTGTCTGTCACACGAGAAGCGAAGTCCAGCAGTTAGCGTACGACCGCCTGCGCGAGGAAACCGCGCTCGGAAGCCAGCACGCAGTGCTGGCGACCCACCGGGCGGCCGAGGCCATCAAGCGCGCCCGTCAGCGCGAGGGCGAGAAACCCGAGTTCACGAGTCCTACCGTCGCGTTCGACACCCGGACGATGACCGTGTTCGACGACCGGACGGTGAGTCTCACCACCACGGGCGAGCGCGTCCGGTGTGACCTCGAACTCGCCGCCGACGGCGGGTATCAGGACCAGTACCTCGACGACGGCAAGTGGGAACCCGCCAAGAGTACCCTCCACTACCGCGACGGCGAGTTCACCTTCCACCTCGGCTTTCGGACGCCCAAGCCCGCCATCGACCCGCCGACCGAAGGCGCGACGGTCCTCGGCGTCGATTTGGGCGTCGAGAACCTCGCGGTCACCAGCACCGCCCGCTTTTTCGACGCGGGGGAACTCAACCACCGGCGCGAGGAGTTCGAGCGCGTGCAGGCGTCGCTCGAAGCCACCGGCACCAGAAGCGCGGCGCGGACGCTCAGACAGACGGGCAACCGACTCGACCGGTTCGTCCGCCAGCGCCTCCACGAGGTAGCCAACGGCATCGTCGCGGAGGCCGAGCAGTACGACTGCGAACTTATCGCGTTCGGCGAACTGAGCGAGGTCCACGACTTGCTCCCCGAGGCGGGACCGCTCCACGAGTGGCTGTTCGACCGACTGCTCTCGTTCGTGCAGTACCGCGCCGCCGAGCGAGGCATCGCCGTCGTGGAGGTCAACCCCGAGTACACCAGCCAGCGATGCATGGAGTGTGGGTTCACTCACCCGCAGAACCGGAACCTCGACGAGAACCACTTCGAGTGCCTGAAGTGCGAGGCGTCGGCCCACGACGACTACAACGCCGCCAAGAACATCGCGTTCCGGTGCGTCCGGCGGGGTCCCCTGTCGTCGCGCGGACTGGGCGCGTCGGCGTGCGCGCTCCGGTCGGGGCTGGTGACGCCCGACGACGGATTCATGCCCTACGCGGAGCTTTCGGAAGCGCCGCGGTCGGATTAG
- a CDS encoding HalOD1 output domain-containing protein has protein sequence MATADGNRSRTERDPAYETRHETGGEASLSETIIDAVATAEDVDPTSCDLGLYEAVDLEALDTLFDRRSADDHWRFEFAIDEFLVTVTGDGRVTVCETR, from the coding sequence ATGGCGACAGCAGACGGCAATCGGTCGCGGACGGAACGAGACCCCGCCTACGAGACGCGTCACGAGACCGGCGGGGAAGCGTCGCTCAGCGAGACGATTATCGACGCTGTCGCAACGGCCGAGGACGTTGACCCCACGAGTTGCGACCTCGGTCTGTACGAGGCGGTGGACCTCGAAGCACTCGACACACTGTTCGACCGGCGGTCCGCGGACGACCACTGGCGCTTCGAGTTCGCTATCGACGAGTTTCTGGTCACGGTCACGGGCGACGGCCGTGTCACCGTGTGTGAGACTCGATAG
- a CDS encoding CBS domain-containing protein: MRSFTVGRAFGIPIKLDLTFLLILPVFAWLIGSQVGLWVDNLNLLWGADLDRAALTAGNLEWILGAVAAVGLFVGVVLHELGHSLVAMRFGFPIESITLWIFGGIARLTEQPEDWKQEFSIAIAGPAVSIALGVVSYLGLLVVPDGLPTVKFLLGYLALMNLTLAAFNLLPGFPMDGGRVLRALLARNRPFSDATQTAAEVGKLFAILLGLFGLFGGNLILIGIAFFIYIGATSEAQQTVMNAAFQDVRVRDVMTAADDLKTVEPDTSVADLMETMFRQRHTGYPVVENGQLVGMVTLDDARQVSEVERDAYTVGDVMSSDLKTIPASDDAMAAFEKLQQHGIGRLLVIDADGELAGLLSRSDLMTAFDIIQKSGRADRITPAEQPVTEREQASR; the protein is encoded by the coding sequence ATGAGAAGCTTCACCGTCGGGCGGGCGTTCGGCATTCCCATCAAACTCGACCTGACGTTTCTGCTCATCCTGCCGGTGTTCGCGTGGCTCATCGGCTCACAGGTCGGTCTCTGGGTGGACAACCTCAACCTGCTCTGGGGGGCGGACTTGGACCGCGCGGCGCTCACGGCCGGAAATCTGGAGTGGATACTCGGGGCCGTCGCCGCCGTGGGCCTGTTCGTCGGCGTCGTCCTCCACGAACTCGGCCACTCGCTGGTCGCCATGCGCTTTGGTTTCCCCATCGAGTCAATCACGCTCTGGATTTTCGGCGGCATCGCCCGCCTGACCGAGCAACCGGAGGACTGGAAACAGGAGTTCTCCATCGCCATCGCGGGTCCCGCGGTCAGTATCGCGCTCGGCGTCGTCTCGTATCTCGGACTCCTCGTAGTTCCCGACGGGCTACCGACCGTCAAGTTCCTCTTGGGCTACCTCGCGCTGATGAACCTCACCCTCGCGGCGTTCAACCTCCTGCCGGGGTTCCCGATGGACGGCGGCCGGGTTCTGCGGGCGCTGTTGGCGCGAAACCGACCGTTCTCCGACGCGACTCAGACCGCCGCGGAGGTGGGAAAACTGTTCGCTATCCTGCTCGGTTTGTTCGGCCTGTTCGGAGGCAACCTCATCCTCATCGGTATCGCCTTCTTCATTTACATCGGCGCGACCAGCGAGGCCCAACAGACCGTGATGAACGCGGCGTTTCAGGACGTTCGGGTCCGCGACGTGATGACGGCCGCGGACGACCTCAAGACCGTCGAACCGGACACCTCCGTCGCCGACCTGATGGAGACGATGTTCCGTCAGCGTCACACCGGCTATCCGGTGGTCGAGAACGGCCAACTCGTCGGGATGGTGACGTTAGACGACGCCCGGCAGGTCTCGGAAGTCGAACGTGACGCCTACACCGTCGGTGACGTGATGTCGAGCGACCTGAAGACGATACCCGCCTCCGACGACGCGATGGCGGCGTTCGAGAAACTCCAGCAACACGGTATCGGTCGCCTGTTGGTCATCGACGCCGACGGCGAACTCGCGGGGCTACTCTCCCGGTCCGACCTGATGACGGCCTTCGACATCATCCAGAAGAGCGGCCGGGCCGACCGCATCACCCCCGCCGAACAGCCAGTGACCGAACGCGAACAGGCGTCGAGATAA
- a CDS encoding DUF5814 domain-containing protein — protein sequence MAVTDKIYVKNHRQIGSQLETNIPKGAFKGATLDMLFQGDNLAQLDDATQERVLDFAEDFLDCDCQSNPYCGCAERKFMRYLLGLREQGMGPEAIVDVMTDDYMVYAYPGDILSFLDNSVRTLEAVEELADVEGDDEMESKARRKKERLSG from the coding sequence GTGGCCGTCACCGACAAAATCTACGTCAAGAACCACCGCCAAATCGGGTCGCAACTGGAGACTAACATCCCGAAGGGCGCGTTCAAGGGCGCGACCCTCGACATGCTGTTTCAGGGCGACAACCTCGCGCAGTTGGACGACGCGACCCAAGAGCGCGTGCTGGACTTCGCGGAGGACTTTCTGGACTGCGACTGCCAGAGCAACCCCTACTGCGGGTGCGCCGAGCGCAAGTTCATGCGCTACCTGCTCGGCCTGCGCGAGCAGGGGATGGGTCCCGAGGCCATCGTGGACGTGATGACCGACGACTACATGGTGTACGCCTACCCCGGCGACATCCTCTCGTTTCTCGACAACTCGGTCCGGACGCTCGAAGCGGTCGAAGAACTCGCCGACGTGGAGGGCGACGACGAGATGGAGTCGAAGGCTCGACGGAAGAAAGAGCGTCTCTCCGGGTAG
- a CDS encoding SOS response-associated peptidase translates to MCGRTSLVAPAELVAERFDAEPVRPLEPRYNVAPGQEHPVVRNDAPDEIRFPTWGLVPRWTDGSPSSGHINARAETLAEKPSFREAFAERRCLVLADGFYDWKETPTGKQPYRIEREDRSPVAFAGLWEPGQNGAGATFTIVTTEPNAVVEEVHHRMPVILDRGEEAAWLRETETDELADLLDPYPASEMHAYPVSSAVNDPKNDSPELLEEVAAEEDVQTGLDEF, encoded by the coding sequence ATGTGCGGCAGAACCTCCCTCGTCGCTCCGGCGGAACTCGTCGCCGAGCGATTCGACGCCGAACCGGTCCGACCGCTCGAACCGCGGTACAACGTCGCGCCGGGGCAGGAACACCCCGTGGTCCGCAACGACGCCCCCGACGAAATCCGATTCCCGACGTGGGGGTTGGTTCCCCGGTGGACTGACGGGTCGCCCTCGTCGGGCCACATCAACGCCCGCGCCGAGACGCTGGCCGAGAAGCCGAGTTTCCGCGAGGCGTTCGCAGAACGCCGGTGTCTCGTTCTCGCCGACGGCTTCTACGACTGGAAGGAGACGCCCACGGGCAAACAGCCCTACCGCATCGAGCGCGAGGACCGCTCGCCCGTCGCGTTCGCGGGCCTGTGGGAACCGGGACAGAACGGAGCAGGCGCGACGTTCACTATCGTCACCACCGAACCGAACGCCGTGGTCGAGGAAGTCCACCACCGGATGCCGGTCATCTTGGACCGCGGCGAGGAAGCGGCGTGGCTTCGTGAAACCGAGACCGACGAACTCGCCGACCTGCTCGACCCCTACCCCGCCTCGGAGATGCACGCCTATCCCGTCTCGTCGGCGGTCAACGACCCGAAGAACGACTCGCCGGAACTACTCGAAGAAGTCGCCGCCGAGGAGGACGTACAGACGGGTCTCGACGAGTTCTGA
- a CDS encoding HNH endonuclease — protein sequence MRHTCPTCDEEFDTRRGLGVHHSHVHDERLSNRECANCGDEFYCEYEKKYCSETCHGEAVSYEGESNPNFQDKKEVAECSLCGTEFEYYESSKVGLYCSDCVEQKSWRPIRDIQGSKNPRWNGGKIELECAVCDSTVERYPSNVTGETTVCSEECRTEWLSEAFAESGHPNWKGGGNGSYGKGWNAVRRKALERDGYECVVCSKSRDEIGRNPDIHHIVPVRSFVESSNRDKTDAHFLGNVVSLCIGCHRKADFGKIPKSELRERIDSARTASSAAL from the coding sequence ATGCGGCACACCTGTCCGACTTGCGACGAGGAGTTCGACACGAGGCGGGGACTCGGGGTCCACCACAGTCACGTCCACGACGAGCGACTCTCGAACCGGGAGTGTGCGAACTGCGGCGACGAGTTCTACTGCGAGTACGAGAAGAAGTACTGTTCTGAAACCTGTCACGGCGAGGCCGTCTCGTACGAAGGGGAATCGAACCCGAATTTTCAGGACAAGAAAGAAGTCGCCGAGTGTTCACTCTGTGGTACCGAGTTCGAATATTACGAGTCCTCGAAGGTGGGTTTGTACTGTTCTGATTGTGTCGAACAGAAGTCGTGGAGACCGATTCGTGACATCCAAGGCTCGAAGAATCCCCGGTGGAACGGCGGCAAAATCGAACTGGAGTGTGCGGTTTGCGATTCGACGGTCGAACGCTATCCGAGCAACGTCACCGGTGAGACGACGGTCTGTAGCGAGGAGTGCCGGACAGAATGGCTCTCCGAGGCGTTCGCCGAGTCCGGCCACCCCAACTGGAAAGGTGGCGGGAACGGCTCCTACGGAAAGGGTTGGAACGCGGTCCGACGAAAAGCCTTGGAGCGCGACGGCTACGAGTGCGTCGTCTGTTCGAAGTCAAGGGACGAAATCGGGCGAAACCCCGACATTCATCACATCGTTCCCGTCCGAAGTTTCGTTGAGTCCTCGAACCGCGACAAGACGGACGCCCACTTTCTCGGCAACGTCGTGTCGCTCTGCATCGGTTGCCACCGAAAAGCGGACTTCGGGAAGATACCGAAATCGGAACTCAGGGAACGCATCGACTCCGCACGCACGGCGTCGTCGGCCGCTCTCTGA